The following are encoded together in the Vigna angularis cultivar LongXiaoDou No.4 chromosome 9, ASM1680809v1, whole genome shotgun sequence genome:
- the LOC108346767 gene encoding uncharacterized protein LOC108346767, whose protein sequence is MEDLDTRELIRQLQVQIETQTQTIKEQQEVQRKQAEEMAALRAQLPPPDLSASNRQEENEVSHHGEASHPAGGGRNGPTPIRLTNLLPFTEAIVHANMPDKPPPTLERYNGSDDPDNHLRNFIDAMAFYTDNDPVICRAFSLSLKGEALEWFHNLPRNSVDCFATIESLFRKQYAANRKPAVTAAELVHTKQEKDETLKAFMQRYIETARRVKDITPAFIISNLSSCLRPGQFAEQLYADPPASMEELQSTIAKFIRIEDHRNSRKKQHQDVSSQEARKPVKRSTNDYKPDRPPRKETGWISKYDRYTTLNAPRARVLEEALHAELLTVRRKATPKNADSNKTCLFHMNQGHDTEECNMVKDELERLIRAGYLQNYIKDRVSTRAATPRRADPSRRSPQRSHPRDDRPRRRSRSPPRRTERERSVRGRIDTISGGFAGGGGGGGGCQLQQGSDI, encoded by the coding sequence ATGGAGGATCTCGACACGCGTGAATTGATCAGGCAGCTGCAGGTACAGATTGAGACGCAAACACAAACCATAAAGGAACAGCAAGAAGTCCAGCGCAAGCAGGCGGAAGAGATGGCGGCGTTAAGGGCACAGCTCCCGCCACCAGACTTGTCTGCCTCAAACAGACAGGAGGAGAACGAAGTCAGTCATCATGGTGAAGCCTCTCACCCCGCTGGCGGGGGTAGAAATGGGCCTACTCCCATCCGCCTCACCAACCTCCTCCCGTTCACAGAGGCCATTGTGCACGCAAACATGCCGGACAAACCTCCCCCAACCTTAGAACGTTACAATGGTTCTGATGACCCCGACAACCATCTACGCAATTTTATAGATGCCATGGCATTCTATACTGACAACGACCCGGTAATATGCAGagctttttctttatctcttaaGGGTGAAGCTCTGGAGTGGTTCCATAACCTTCCACGAAATTCGGTAGATTGTTTCGCCACGATCGAATCCTTATTCCGCAAGCAGTATGCGGCCAACAGAAAACCGGCGGTGACCGCTGCGGAGCTTGTCCATACCAAGCAGGAGAAGGATGAGACCCTGAAAGCTTTTATGCAACGGTATATCGAGACGGCCCGGCGCGTCAAGGATATCACTCCCGCTTTCATCATCAGCAATTTATCGTCCTGCTTAAGGCCGGGGCAGTTTGCGGAACAGTTGTACGCTGATCCTCCCGCCTCCATGGAAGAATTGCAATCCACTATTGCAAAATTCATCCGCATCGAGGACCACCGTAACTCCCGAAAGAAACAACACCAGGATGTCTCCAGCCAGGAGGCAAGGAAACCAGTCAAGCGATCCACTAACGACTACAAACCGGACCGACCACCTCGGAAGGAGACAGGGTGGATATCTAAGTACGATCGTTACACGACTCTCAATGCACCACGGGCGAGGGTGCTTGAAGAGGCCTTGCACGCCGAACTCTTGACCGTGCGACGAAAGGCCACCCCGAAAAACGCAGACAGTAACAAAACCTGCCTGTTCCATATGAACCAGGGGCACGACACAGAAGAGTGCAACATGGTGAAAGACGAACTAGAGAGACTCATCCGGGCGGGTTATCTTCAGAATTACATTAAGGATAGAGTCTCCACTAGAGCTGCCACCCCTCGCCGAGCAGACCCTTCTAGGCGAAGCCCCCAACGATCACACCCTAGAGATGATCGACCCCGAAGACGATCACGTAGTCCGCCTCGGCGGACAGAAAGGGAGCGCTCAGTCCGAGGCCGCATTGACACCATATCTGGCGGTTTCgccggggggggggggggggggggggggtgtcAGCTTCAGCAAGGAAGCGACATTTGA
- the LOC108346871 gene encoding UDP-glucose flavonoid 3-O-glucosyltransferase 7, with the protein MNNEHPQLNIHFIPFLAPGHLIPLCNIATLFAARGHRVTVITTPSYAQILRKSSPSLLLHVVDFPAQEAGFSDGAELMSAANDLESARKFFHASMLLRVPISRFLEQHPPDCVVADFFHPWVHDVANNLRIARLAFNGFSLFTVAAMESVRLNPALVSDADPFVIPDFPHCITLWSRPPKRVTAFLESLLETEMKSDGLIVNNFVELDGEEYIQHYEKGKAHKAWHLGPACLVAKGGEERGEKSVVSEEACVSWLNSKQAKSVVYVCFGSMCRFPDRQLFEMACGLEEAAHNFVWVVPEKKGKEDESEEEKTKWLPKGFEERNAEKGLIIRGWAPQLVILAHNAVGAFLTHCGWNSTLEAVTVGVPMLTWPVLGDQFYNERLVTEVRGVAVEVGATEWRETGYGEREKLVTRDCIEKAVRRLMDGGDEADQIRRRAQEFSDKAKQALQDGGSSYNNLTALIAHLTRLKRLRDTR; encoded by the coding sequence ATGAATAATGAACACCCACAGCTCAACATTCACTTCATTCCTTTCCTAGCACCAGGCCATCTCATCCCTCTCTGCAACATAGCCACACTATTCGCCGCACGTGGCCACCGCGTCACTGTCATCACCACTCCCTCCTACGCCCAAATCCTTCGCAAATCCAGCCCCTCCCTCCTCCTCCATGTTGTCGACTTCCCCGCCCAAGAAGCCGGCTTCTCCGACGGCGCAGAACTCATGTCCGCAGCCAATGACCTTGAAAGCGCCCGAAAGTTCTTCCACGCCAGCATGCTCCTCCGCGTCCCCATCAGCCGTTTCCTAGAGCAGCACCCACCCGATTGCGTCGTCGCCGACTTCTTCCACCCCTGGGTGCATGACGTGGCGAACAATCTCCGCATCGCCAGACTCGCCTTCAACGGCTTCTCCCTCTTCACCGTGGCCGCCATGGAGTCCGTGAGATTGAACCCCGCACTTGTTTCCGACGCCGATCCCTTCGTGATCCCCGATTTTCCCCATTGCATCACCTTGTGGTCGAGACCTCCCAAGAGGGTTACCGCCTTCTTGGAGAGTCTTCTGGAAACAGAGATGAAGAGCGATGGTCTCATCGTGAACAACTTCGTGGAGCTTGACGGAGAAGAGTACATCCAGCACTACGAGAAAGGCAAGGCCCACAAAGCCTGGCATCTTGGGCCAGCATGTCTAGTTGCGAAAGGCGGCGAAGAGAGAGGCGAGAAGAGTGTGGTGAGCGAGGAAGCGTGTGTGAGTTGGCTGAACTCGAAGCAGGCGAAATCTGTTGTGTATGTATGTTTCGGTAGCATGTGTCGGTTTCCGGATAGACAGCTTTTCGAGATGGCGTGTGGGCTGGAAGAAGCGGCGCATAATTTCGTATGGGTGGTTCCGGAAAAGAAGGGGAAAGAGGATGAGAGCGAAGAGGAGAAGACGAAGTGGCTGCCAAAGGGGTTCGAAGAGAGGAACGCAGAGAAAGGGCTTATCATCAGAGGGTGGGCCCCGCAGCTTGTTATCCTGGCCCACAATGCTGTCGGGGCCTTTCTCACGCACTGCGGTTGGAACTCTACTTTAGAGGCCGTTACAGTTGGAGTTCCCATGCTGACGTGGCCGGTGTTAGGGGATCAGTTCTACAACGAGAGGCTGGTTACTGAGGTGCGTGGGGTGGCGGTGGAGGTGGGTGCCACCGAGTGGAGAGAGACCGGCTACGGAGAGAGGGAGAAGCTGGTCACCAGAGATTGCATCGAGAAGGCTGTGAGGAGGCTGATGGACGGCGGTGATGAAGCTGACCAAATCAGACGCCGTGCACAGGAGTTTTCGGATAAGGCTAAACAAGCTCTTCAGGATGGAGGGTCCTCTTACAATAATTTAACTGCGCTCATTGCTCATCTCACACGCCTCAAACGCCTCAGAGACACACGCTAA